From the genome of Triticum aestivum cultivar Chinese Spring chromosome 1A, IWGSC CS RefSeq v2.1, whole genome shotgun sequence:
gatcatgacacatttgtcaagaggtttcaagaagatgtaaccgatcggcgatgacatcaagccaacggaatgatgaagcgaaaatttattgaaaccataggtacgacacaaacttgaaatcaagcttgttgttcaaggacaattgatatgacgaggaagatcggcgtaagcttagctccacgtcaaagttgtgctccgggattaagaaCCAGGTAGCACAGATAAAATCaacatgataatgatatagccgatcaggctaggaatgacttggaGGGTTATTAAACccataagcaacaaaaattacttaagagttattTGAATCGAAGTgtggactcgattcactattcggtgctcttggttgacgacaacccagaacgcAGGAAAAAGTGGATTCgatgagaaataatagttgatgaagatcccataaaaagttatgcagttccatgacaatcttgagataccaggggggtaatactcgacgacagatcaaagtagaggttggactagggtaatgctctgtggaagacaagtgctcaaacttgcacgagaaatggattcaaggagaaacatggtcggaaccacgtccacggatacaagatgaacttataacatggggataattattttaagagaagcttccatgataaggtatacatcgtgtccatgggcatgaacacagggttcaaggtcgactcccacttgttcgaCGCATAACCATTTATTCACCTCttgtatttcgaaaatgacattagttgttgaaatttttacctgatgcaataccagataagtatgacccgtgaaatcttttgggttcacacggattagggaaggcataggttcaacccatcagggcatcttaggaacatataccacaaactttggagtaaataatacaagctcgaaagtagggcatggttcacaaagcagaggatacaatgtaccaaaggcattacatacccatggaaaggctcacaaggttattcaatatgaaggacgttgttggataaaatctgacaaagggtctggtggtccacaaggtaTCCGATTTGAGCATCGGtattcaaccagaggaagaaaggatgcaaggagatcagattatagaaacaactgactaactcaaagctcaaatgcaaaagaattatgaattccaagacaagggatcagaagcaatgctctgattagggatggataagttgaatagccttagggttacaatcgatggcaatttgattggtcgagatccagctcatgtttaaaatgatgtctgagccggaaggatgaattctaggatctgattaaggattgcgagcatacgcaacatatcgaatcaagtgactcgaaatgatagtgacagaggatgtcaacagagattactagaagtatggaattaaccataatgcaggaaggAGAGGAAATCAAGAGCAATGGGCTGCTGAGGATCTTCAAAAAATTGAATGGTATTGCGAGTACTTTTATGAAACACATGAATATCTAGGGATGAGCAGATACTCggcaagtgcgaggaattatccataggggtatttatgtggcaaggaactgcaaggcagtaggcacaagtatacccggaacaatagagagaatttcagggtatcttgtaataacaagatcaacggggaatgattgtatgaatggcaagtgtatgtggCAATCCATAGGGGTATATCGATGAGAGggaatttgcaaaggtggtgggcacaagtgtctcgagagaacatcggagattaTCTTCGGAATCTtttggtgcagcagacgatcatctgtaataaggggctctccggaaggaaataattacgagaacctagagttagagttagtaaaatattttaacccgaatagaggagagatcagaatcccagagtacggatcgaggagtaaaagatcctaataccacccaaatggcaacgtgggcccgtaaggcacacagccatgttagtaaaaaagttttgtaatgtctagactcgacttcggccaaggagtgtggaagagggattcctacaggcagtcggctctgataccaacttgtgacacccccgatttgatcgtacactaatcatacacgcaaacgtgtacgatcaaggtcagggactcacgggaagatatcacaacacaactgtacaaataaaataagtcatacaagcatcatattacaagctaggggcctcgagggctcgaatacaagagctcgatcatagacgagtcaacggaagcaacaatatctgagaacagacataagttaaacaagtttgccttaagaaggctagcacaaactgggggtacagatcgaaagaggcgcaagcctcctgcctgggatcctcctagactactcctggtcatcgacagcgggctacacgtagtagtaggcaccccagtgtagtaggagtcgtcgtcgacggtggcgtctggctcctggactccatcgtctggtcgcagcaatcgggtatagaaagggggaaaagagggagcaaagcaaccatgagtactcatccaaagtactcgcaagcaaggaactacactacgtatgtatgcattggtatcaaatggattaaggctatcatatgtggactgaactacagaatgccagaataagagggggatagctagtcctatcgaagactacgcttctagccacCTCAATCTTGCAGCGTGTAGAGGAGagcagaaggtaagttcaccaagtagcatcgtgtagcataatcctacccggcgatcctctcatCGTCGCCCTGTTaaagagcgaccaccgggttgtatctggcacttggaagggtgtgttttattaagtatcaggttctagttgtcataaggtcaaggtacaactccaagtcgtcatgttaccgaagatcatggctattcgaatagattaacttccctgcaggggtgcaccatatttccgaacacgctcgatcccctttgtccggacacacttttctgggtcatgcccggcctcgaaagatcaacacatcgcagccctacctaggcacaacagagaggtcagcacaccggtctaaatcctatggcgcaggggtctgggcccattacccattgcacacctgcacgttgcgtacacggccggtgagcagacctagcctcccttatacaagagcgggcgttccggtccaacccggcgcacgccgctcagtcgctgatgtcacgaaggttttggctgataccacgacatcgagtgcccataattgtccctgcgtagatggttagtgcgtataggccagtagccagactcagatcaaataccaagatctcgttaagcatgttattttgaaataaccgtgAATGCCGACCAggcccaggcccacctctctcctaggtggtctcaacctgccctgtcgcttcgccacaaagatccacacagagggccgtcgggaaagtatgtccttccagcccccaattcgtgaatcaaccgcgggtactcctcgagccaacccgactttagtcatcacatatatcatgtataaagtacatattatatacccgtgatcacctcccgagtgaacacggcccgatagtatagcatggcagacggacaagaatgtagggccactgatgataaactagcatcctatactaagcattaggattgcagatacaggtaacaacagtagtagcaaggacaggctatgcatcaggataggattaacggaaagcagtaacatgctacactactctaatgcaagcagtatagagaagagtaggcgatatctggtggtcaagggggggcttgcctggttgctctggcaagagagaggggtcgtcgtcgacatagtcgatcacaggggcagcatcgatctcggggtctaccggagagaagagggggaagaaacggtaaatataaagcaaacatagcatcacaaagcataacgtggcaatatgatgtgccgggtgtgacctaacgcatggctacacgatataggtgaagggggaattcaaccgggaatgtattcccggttccggacctgtgtcagatagatgaccggagggggaatgttccatgttcagatagttagaggcatctaatAGGTAAACGGatcgtgtattcggattcgtctcgttgttctgagcaactttcatgtataaaactttttcatccgagttacagattattttatatgaatttttgaagtttaagcaATATTCTAGATTTATTATTAAACAAAAATAGGGTTATTGCACTagcatgatgtcatcatgacgtcatcagtcagctgagttgaccatggtcaaccctgacgtgtggggccggtcagtgcctagtcagcagttgaccagtcaatcttgactggtcaacaaggtcagcggggcccgcatgtcattggCTCTTACTTTTTAACATGGTTTTGTTTTAATTTAATTTATCCTAATTAGTAGGTGGGGCGCGCGGGACGCGCTGCGGACGGGTGACGGGGCTAGCAGGGCGCGCCGTGAAGCGGCGGACGGGCGTGGGGCGGTCCGAGTGGTccgcagcggcgacggcggccgcgGGTACAGCCAGCAGGGGTCAGCCGGCAGCAGGGGAGCGAGCCGCGCGgggccgtggagccgcgggcgcggTAGCGGCGCCGTTCAGGAGCGGTGGGAGGTGGCGTGCGCACACTAGGAAGGTAGCAGCGGGGCGCGGCGCGAGCAGCAAAGTGGCGATAGCGCGGGCGACAACGCGAGCAGCAGCCGAACAGCAGAGCTACAGCGGCATCGCGGAGCTGGGCGGGCGGACTCATGCGTGGTCGGACATAGCGGGGGAAGGCATCTACGGCCAGGGGGGAAAGCAGGGGAGAAAAGGAGGAGGGTCGGGGGCTTACGACCGTTGCAGAGAAGTCTCGGGGACGTGCTGCGATGGTCGGAGTTGGGGAGGATGGAGCAACACGGTGCGACGGTGTCCGACAACGGAAATCGGGGCAAACGACGTCAAGGCGGCTCGCCGTGTGCAACCCAGTGACGCAGGCGACGTAGTCCACGCCGAGGACCTCCCAGGACACGAGCGGATGGATCACAAAGGCCGGTGGCCACGTGCACGGCGAGACAACGACGACGAGCCCGCTCGTGCGAGCGCACCTCGGCGGATCTgagaaggggaggggagagggcgaGTGTGTGGGGAGGAGCAAGTGGGAGAGGTGGCAGGGGGAGGCCGAGGCGTCTGCCTTATCCTCTCGCCCACCGTCGGCGAGATGGTCGGGCGGAACCCGCGCCCTGTAGCGGTTAGGGACCGAGGAACAGGAAGGAGCGGGTTGGGCATCCGGTGCGGGGGACCTGGGCCGGCCAGGTTGGCTAGGCCCAGGGTTCagtgggcctctctctctcttatttactttttaagctttctttcttttatttttgaaaAGCAAATAGTTTCATAAATAAAAACAGGATCAACACCTAAAGTTGTgttaattataccactgccacataagtttgggaaactaaaaataaaatattttagtattttattaattgaaaaagcatttaagtaattgtttttcttctgttttaatTTATTTTAGGTCATTAAAACACCGTTTTAAagtgttggttcaccaccaatattaacaaatgattatttgcaACAACTTGAACTTTTTAGTTTTAAAGTCTGAAACCTTTTATACTCTCACttgattttaaaatttgaatttgatcGGGGGTTGAATCaatgcgagtttatcaacagtaatcgtggtgacgtggcgtcattagcatagggttactgtagcttaattatccgggtgtcacaccgTTGCTTCAtccagaccggattttcacaactgcgcaccccctacctggcgcgccagagatgtcggagggaaacgacacctatggggtcactgagATCCCTTCTACGGCTGGTGGGCgcagggttgtgcaaagagcgggtctggcggtcagcacacaaattgtttacccaggttcgggccgcggagacgcgtaaaaccctagtcctgctttgatgtatatctaggcgttcttgtgttcttgaactagctgcggtggctctctagtccaaaagatccgaatcccccttCATTACGcaccgggcctccttttatagacaaaaaggagtcgtcacagtggcacacaggaggtgaaaagGTGTACAAggctgagtctatcccctggcatcgccggacaaacgcatttaatgcgctgccgacgtgcccctcttgctttattggggacggcaaagaacctcgtcccagctgtcgtcgcctcatctggctccgacacgcgtccaagTTGATGAGGCGTTGTAgcaccacgttggctggctgctgggctggtgcggtggtggagccttcacaaaaatctgcatgccaccacgcaggtgcttgctgagttggtgtagaggccacgCGCTGCCACGGAGATGCCTGTccagctggtcgagctggcagctgtatgggagcggcggtggagtctttggcagacgcgggcctagctgcggccccgcaggcatcctcggcaagggtctcgctgcggcacgcggtcatccccggcaagataggcctggctgcggcctcgcaggcatcctcggcaagggtctcgctacggcacgcggtcgtcctcggcaaggatcttgccgggggtctcgtggatttccttggcaaggatctcgccaaggatcgtcatcttgtggttctcatctgatcttgcgtatctatgatctctacaaagatctgcatgccaccacagaggtgcctcccgagccttggttttaatatggttgatggtgttggaaccccttgggctcaaggaTGGCGCGCTCTGCTGACGCCAGGCAAGTTATTGCCGAGGCTGCGAAAGccaccccagcaagggtcttgttaggggagtccacctcgccctcttgctctctttgcgtcTTTGATCTTGGAGTTTCTTTGATCGTCTTTTGCTCCAGCTTttctcctctgccctgcttagtgcggCCGTGGACGCGGCTctaactgcctgtgcacaagtaaagagGTGTAAAAAAAGagaccctacttttgtacaccgacagaagcTAAAGCACGGGAAGGCAACGAGTGAACAAAAGTAGAATAGCACATTAGCATACACCTACGAATATATAGTGACCAGCTCCATGACTCCATCCAAGAATGAGCTCATCATACTCGCAATCGAACACATCCTGAGACATCACATGAGATCACAGAAACTGTATGCGGTAGAGTCCGGCCACCCAGGCACAGCTCTAAGTTTGTACAATTTTGCTGCCTACCTCAAGGGCAAAATATCTAATTTGAACTATATGCATGATGGGCTACATTTAGATCACACCAATTTTTTACATTCTATGGACAAGAGAATACAACAACACATCACCACAACATACACTCTTATATATAACCTTTGTAAACAGAAAACACAGCAGCTTTGCCATCTATGATCTATCAACTCTATTAGGAATACCATTGCCCTTCAAAACTCCATCATCTAATCGCAAACCTGAAAGTCGTTAAATAAACTCTACATACTAGCCAAACAAAATGGAACTTATGATACCGTTCTTCCATAACAAATGGAGGCCAAGTAGAGATTTTTTGCCCATTTCTCCTGCAACAATATGAATCAATAGTTGGTCAAGAACAGCTAAAACACGGATATCAGATAAAAGGGAGGGTATATTAGATCACCTTCACATGCTGGCTGGGGAAAGCAGATGTTCTTAGGGTTTCCTGCGTTTCATCAGCAGGCTTTCTTCTGGGGATGCTCAAGATAAGTGCTGTCTGGTCCCATGTAGCAGCAGTAGCAGTGATGCGATAACCATTATCCCAACGCCGGTGAACTCCCTCACTTGGATACAAGAAGTCAAGCTCCACAACCTACAACAGAAAATAGTTTAAAACACAAAGCACAGGCATTAAACTGTATTCTCATAATTTTTATAGCATATGCCCCATCGAACACTGAGATTCAGCGAAGCACAGACACACCTGATCTACAAAGCCAGCATTCCGGGACACGACCACTGCCCATCGGCTTCCTGCAGTGGCCATAGCTGTGACGTAAAAACCCTCCTTCCACTTCTTGTTTATCCACTTGAAGGGAAACGAGTCACCTACTTTGTAGGATTGCTGTGCATATTGTGTTCCTGGAGGCTCAAAGTCAGTTCCAATCTTTTAAACATATGTATTCACAAGAACACTGATATTCAGGACCTCCAACTTCAAAAGCATTTTGTAAGGAAGATCTGCCAATACTTATCCACACTAATGCTGAACTGACAATCCTACACTATCTGGAAGAAGAGACAAGATTCCAGAGAAACGACAGTACCAGGACACAACATGATCAGAGTCCTGGTACTGCCAGTGCAAGTGTAGTTATTAAAGTCAGACCGGTAATCGAACCGGCAAGGTCCCCCACTTCACCGGCCCATCTGGCAATTCGCTGGTTCGAGCACCAGCCTGCAAATATTAGTTTCCCACGCACTAGTACCACTACCAAGACAACATATAATGCAATTCCATGATAAACATACACATACACAATCCCACTAGAGCATGAAACTCAACGACCACAATCCCCACATACGCAGCATGAGATCCATTGACTGAGTTATCCCTGGCAAGTATCTACTCGCTGTCACCTGGGATGCCATGTTCAATCAAGCTGCTACCCCTGCTACTTGCCCAGCTTGCTAGCTAACACTGCCCTAACAGAGGCTGGATGACAACCATGGCGCTTTTATCAAATCGAAAGTAGATGATTTCACATGAGATTGAGGCTCTGTATGGCCGAACTGAGGGAGAAGACAGAAATTAGACTAGAAAAGAAAAACATAGTGAGAATGAGGCAGAGGGACGAGAAAAACCCTAGAGTATCTTGTGAAGATACACAGCAGAACAGGCCAATTAAACCAGGAAGGCCCAAGACAATGTCTTCATTGCTATCCGATTCATTAATTTTCACCaaatacaaaaagaaaaaaacagtttTCACAAAAAGATGCCTGGTTTGTCTTGGTTTTTCCGTTTATTGCATGGTTAGTTTTTTAAGGAAACCAGACAGCTAACGTCTCTGTTCCGATTGACCGCCGTTCCAGTCGAGTGCAAGTAACGTTCTTCAGCAGACATCATTGCAATTACCTCTAGACATGACCACCAGAGAACTACCATTGTTTGCACCTGCTAACGCAGTGATATAGAAGTTCTTCTCCCACTGCTCCATTATCCATTCCTAAGAGCAAGAAAAGCAAATATATTGAAATAAATTGCTCCATTGATACGCTGTAGAAACGAAAGAGAAAGAAAGATGTGCAATGCAAAAGAAGTCAGCATGACTAACCTTGTGAAGAAAATATGGAGAAAGTTCATAGACTTGAGAAGTAAAGCCAGTGCCAGCATCCATTATTAGAGCCCACAAATTTGAGCAAGAGGCAACTGAGCTTATAAACAAGCCATCTTCATTTCCTTTTGAAATATGTTGTGCTAACCTACCATCTGCAACATTATAGTGGTACCTGCAAAAGAAGTGTGGTTGGAATGGAAATGTTTACTTTCCATCTAAAGCTAGCTTTCCTCTATGGGATTCATACCTCTGCTTCATAGGCCGCCTCGCATTGTAAACACTAACCCATTGTGTTGCAGGCATCCCCATCCTGATCTTCTTCTTGGGTTGGTCATCGTCATCCTCCTCCATCATGAAGCGACCTCTCTTCTGGCCAACCTGGTATATAAGCTGGTACAAATTCAACAAATTATTAGTATGCTAACTCACATTGCACAGCTGAAATGATATGAAGTCAAATTCCACGGTAAGCATTAAACCATGACGCCCAAGAACTTCCCGTGGAAGGTTAGCTAGGAACAATCTAATGCTACACAGTTACATAGTTTTAGCATCTGAGCATGGTCATAACTCATAACACATTATGAATTAGTGAGAAGTAACAAGGGACGACATGCAGTACCTTCTGAGCACCATCAGTGTTGATTGGTCTTATGTCTGGATTGGGGCCAACAATTCCATCAAAAAGAGAGATGCACTTTGCATAATTTGGTTCTTCATCAAACTTTAAGTTCACAACATACTCAACAAACTGTCGGAAAGGTTGTGGACAAAAGCAACACAAAGATTCTGGAGAGGTTGCCATCTTTTTCTTGCAAACAAGGAAACCTTTATTTTCTCCCTACAATTATTCCACAAAAGTCTTGGGTAAGGAAAAGAACCAAATGCAAAATGAAAATTTTACTCCCAACCAAACTTCACCTGatatccttgccaaggaaggcgaCCACGCAGAAGAAAAACAAGTGTGTAGGCAAGGGATTCAAGGTCATCTCTCCTGCTTCCAGTTCTTCCCAAGTGAGCGTGCACACTAGCATACCGAACGGTTCCTCTGTAggaaaaacaagtagaaaaaatGTCAGTGTAGTAACTAATAAACTACTaataagaaaaggaaggcttcagGGCTTAGTATTTCTCCTGCAAACCTGAAGACATCAGGCCTCTGATCATACTCAACTAGTTCTCCTGTACCAGTGTCTTTCCATTTAGTAGCTGCAGAGAGGAAGAAATGTTAGCACCCCACTGGACACAGTAGACACTGGAAAATCGTTATCAAAAGAACAGTGAAATAAGATTACCTAATCCAAGGTCAACAAGAAAAAGCTTCTTCTCTTGCAGTGTGCCTGGGGGTCCAAGCAGAAAGTTCTCAGGTTTTACATCACCATGGACATACCTATGATAAACAAGAGTTGTTAGCTATGTTTTTATATGCCAAAACAATAAAACAAAGCTCCATTGCCAAGATACAAATAAATACCCTTTCGAGTGCATCTTCTCCAGTATGGAAATGGCTTCTATAGCAATACAAGCAACCATTTCAACAGACATTCTGTAACAGAAAGACAAAACTCAAATTAACTGGGCAAACCAGCGGAACATTAAGGAATACATACAAAGGGAAATGACTAATTAGATACTTACGAGTGGGAATTATTATTCCATACATCCCACAGGCTTGGTCCCAACATGTCCATAATCTGAATATATATATTACATTAGAAAAAAAAACATCCTAGTTTTGCAATGGAACAAGCAATCAAAAAGATGTGGGAacatcttggcgccaaaattgtccAAAAGTTGGCTTGGTAGATGCGGTGTGATGCACTGGTTATAATTGCATTTCCAACAATATATCATTACTTATTTCAACTCACTTCATTCTCTCTCCTCTCCGATCTGTTCTCTATTTATTTTTCTCACTGGACCCACATGCCATACTCTTTTCTCCATCTACTTCTCTCTTCCTGTACTCTTTCTTCTGCAACAAATGGACCTCACACACTCCAATACTTCTCTCAACCACATCAGATCCGATTGTTGGAGATACCCTAAACAAAAGAACTAGACTTTCAGACTTACCTAGAAAAATTGTGATTTTTACTAAACAGTACTCCCTCATCTATGCACATATATTCTTGTGCATTGATGTTAATCTGATGCTAACGAAACAAGTCCTCTGATCCAACTGA
Proteins encoded in this window:
- the LOC123041516 gene encoding casein kinase 1-like protein HD16 isoform X1, whose protein sequence is MDDGDSVARSADKDDAPPGDDGSSTPLPETIQIGNSPTYKLDRKLGKGGFGQVYVGRRISTPSLSDRTPGANALEVAIKFEHRTSKGCNYGAPYEWEVYNTLSGIHGVPRVHYKGKQSEYYIMIMDMLGPSLWDVWNNNSHSMSVEMVACIAIEAISILEKMHSKGYVHGDVKPENFLLGPPGTLQEKKLFLVDLGLATKWKDTGTGELVEYDQRPDVFRGTVRYASVHAHLGRTGSRRDDLESLAYTLVFLLRGRLPWQGYQGENKGFLVCKKKMATSPESLCCFCPQPFRQFVEYVVNLKFDEEPNYAKCISLFDGIVGPNPDIRPINTDGAQKLIYQVGQKRGRFMMEEDDDDQPKKKIRMGMPATQWVSVYNARRPMKQRYHYNVADGRLAQHISKGNEDGLFISSVASCSNLWALIMDAGTGFTSQVYELSPYFLHKEWIMEQWEKNFYITALAGANNGSSLVVMSRGTQYAQQSYKVGDSFPFKWINKKWKEGFYVTAMATAGSRWAVVVSRNAGFVDQVVELDFLYPSEGVHRRWDNGYRITATAATWDQTALILSIPRRKPADETQETLRTSAFPSQHVKEKWAKNLYLASICYGRTVS
- the LOC123041516 gene encoding casein kinase 1-like protein HD16 isoform X2; protein product: MPPRATTGAPRRSLRRKLGKGGFGQVYVGRRISTPSLSDRTPGANALEVAIKFEHRTSKGCNYGAPYEWEVYNTLSGIHGVPRVHYKGKQSEYYIMIMDMLGPSLWDVWNNNSHSMSVEMVACIAIEAISILEKMHSKGYVHGDVKPENFLLGPPGTLQEKKLFLVDLGLATKWKDTGTGELVEYDQRPDVFRGTVRYASVHAHLGRTGSRRDDLESLAYTLVFLLRGRLPWQGYQGENKGFLVCKKKMATSPESLCCFCPQPFRQFVEYVVNLKFDEEPNYAKCISLFDGIVGPNPDIRPINTDGAQKLIYQVGQKRGRFMMEEDDDDQPKKKIRMGMPATQWVSVYNARRPMKQRYHYNVADGRLAQHISKGNEDGLFISSVASCSNLWALIMDAGTGFTSQVYELSPYFLHKEWIMEQWEKNFYITALAGANNGSSLVVMSRGTQYAQQSYKVGDSFPFKWINKKWKEGFYVTAMATAGSRWAVVVSRNAGFVDQVVELDFLYPSEGVHRRWDNGYRITATAATWDQTALILSIPRRKPADETQETLRTSAFPSQHVKEKWAKNLYLASICYGRTVS